Within the Arachis duranensis cultivar V14167 chromosome 10, aradu.V14167.gnm2.J7QH, whole genome shotgun sequence genome, the region GTTGGTCCTATGATTcagaatttttcttttttttttttaagaatttttattctttttttcttaaactGTGTCACATAATGAGTTTATGCAAGTATGTTTTTTCTTTGTAGGTTTGAGACCTGAGATTTGCTAGTCAATTATATTTTTGAGGTACACACTTTAGTTAGAGAAacagagaaattaaattaaagttaacTAATGTAGTagcattaataataaatttgcacatattctttcttgtgtttgtgtttttttgttcCATAATTATCAGAAGTTTAGATCATTTCCACTGCAAAAAGTTTGGGCACTGCAAAAGGTTTCTTGGCAGTGCCCAATGGATGCCACAACAAGCGGAACCCCAACTATACAATACCATCATAACATCCCTGACCAGCCAATCACAACTGCCATTGTTGTTGCCACACCAATTCCAACATTTCAAAGGCAGCAACGCCATTGCTTCGGGGACGCGTCCCCGGGGGAGTTTCCCTTGTCTGCTAACCCCTCCATTGTCCTTCATGTCCTCACAGCATGTAATTTGGACCCTCAAGACCTTGCCAAACTAGAGGCAAGTCCTatgcttattattattattattattaagtagCCAAAAATGGAATGTGTTTGATAGAAAACTAAAGCTTTTAACTTTCCATTGCACTGAATTCAttaaaagtttcaaaaaattttccacTTTTAACTATTTGAAAAGTGCCCTACTATTTAGCAAAACCCTTCTAATACTAACAGAAGCTTGGAAATTGCTTCTCTGGAGTGAACTTCTTTCTAAAGTGACGAAATGAGGTTGTATAGGGCCTTTGATCATTTAATGATTATGAATTGTTTTATTGGTCTGAGGGTGGATACTCTCTCACTTTCACACTTTAGAGATATTAATCTCATTGTAGAGGAGAATTATCCGCCATTATGAAGCTGTTATTGAATTATAGACCAAATGCCAATAATTCTGCCTTTGGTTCTGATTTTGCTGCTATAGGCAACATGCTCTTTCTTCAGGCAGCCAGCAAACTTTGCCCCTGATTTCGATTTGTCCTTGTCGGAGATTGCTGCGCTGGACATGTGTCAAAAGAGAGCCATATTTAAGCCAATGTCCACAGAACAAAGGGAAGATTTGAAGCGAAGATGTGGAGGCTCATGGAAGTTGGTGCTGAGGTATTTGCAAGCCGGAGAAGCATGTTGCCGGAGGGAGAAGTCACAGGCAATAGCAGGTCCTGGTCATAGCATTGCTGTGACGTCAAATGGAGTTGTTTATTCATTCGGTTCCAACAGTTCAGGACAACTAGGGCATGGCACCACTGAGGAGGAATGGCGGCCTCGGCCGATAAGGTTGGAAAACATTTGGACATTCCTTTATCCTTACAGTATATCCTGTAAGGATAACCGGAAAGTGAACTAGTTGATTTAAAGTTAACAGAACTCCCATTGTGTTTCAGAACCTTGCAAGGCATTCGAATTATACAAGCTGCTGCTGGTGCTGGGAGGACCATGTTGATAAGCGATTCGGGGCAAGTTTATGCATGTGGCAAAGATTCTTTTGGGGAAGCCGAGTATGGAGGTCAAGGGTCTAAAATGGTTACAGCTCCACAATTAGTAGAGTCTTTAAGAAACATATTTGTTGTACAGGCTGCAATTGGGAATTTCTTCACAGCTGTGTTATCAAGAGAAGGAAGGGTTTATACATTTTCTTGGGGTAGTGATGGAAAACTTGGACACCACACCGATCAAAGTGATGTGGAACCCCATCCTTTATTAGGAGCTCTGGAAGATATTCCAGTGGTGCAAATTGCTGCTGGATATTGCTACCTTCTTTGTCTGGCTTGTCAACCTAGTGGAATGTGAGCTCCAActacatttcttttcttaacaTGTTGCATATTTTGTTtgacaagaagaaaaatagttTTGGTAGTTATGTGATCCAATTCGGGCTTTGTTTCATGCTCAAATTTTAAAGCACTTTTTCGGGAATTTACAGGTCTGTATACTCAGTTGGTTGTGGCCTGGGAGGCAAGCTTGGACACGGTTCAAGAACTGATGAGAAGTACCCTCGTTTGATCGAACAGTTCCAGTTGTTAAACCTTCAACCAATGGTGGTTGCTGCTGGTGCATGGCATGCTGCTGTTGTAGGACGGGATGGCCGAGTGTGCACATGGGGATGGGGCCGTTATGGTTGCTTGGGGCATGGGAATGAAGAATGTGAATCAGCACCTAAGGTTGTGGAAGCATTGAGTAATGTCAAAGCTGTTCATGTTGCAACGGGAGATTACACAACCTTTGTAGTGTCTGATGATGGTGATGTGTATTCATTTGGCTGTGGGGAATCTGCTAGTCTTGGACACAATGCTGGAATCGACGAACAGGTCGGTCTGCTATGttttcttatttgaaaattgaaagaaagttGCTTTCAAATGTGTTTCACATTTCTTCCTTCCCCAATAGTTGCATAGTTTTTCCAATGTAAGCCATGGACCTCACTCTTAGTTACACATGTGCCTCTCTGATGCCTTAAAATAAAGCCGCGAGTAATAGCAATTGGTAACATTCAATTTTAGGGTAATCTTTATCTGTCGAACAATGACTAGACATTTCtctcaaaaagaaaaacaaaattgattTATATTTGTTTGTGTGCAGGGCAACAGACATGCAAATGTGTTGAGTCCGGAGCTCGTAACATCGCTGAAACAGATCAATGAAAGGGTGGTACAAATTAGCTTGACGAATTCCATATATTGGAATGCTCACACCTTTGCCCTAACCGAATCTGGAAAGCTGTACGCATTTGGGGCCGGAGACAAAGGACAGCTAGGAATTGAGCTTGTTGCAAACCAAACCGAAAGGGGAAATCCGGAAAGGGTCGACATCGATCTTGGTTAAATTGTTTGTGCCTGCACCACTAGCTTTCAAATTCTTTTGAATCATGCCATTCTCTAATTTATGGTAACTATGCACAGGTTTAGTGTTTAAGTTTCAGTTTCTACTTTGTAAATATAATCAAAGAATGCACTCAGAAGGTCCAAAGTAGGTAAACAACTAACAAGGGCCTTTAACTTATGTTTTATGGGTTGTTGATATTTCTCGTAGGATTGTTCTGCACGTTGATAGATGATACATTTGTGAAGGTTTATTTTCAGTGTTAGTTGTTGTCTTCAATTGTTTCTCATAGATCATTTGTCAAGTTTAGCATTCATGCAtcatgatatatatattttattattattattattattattattatttactttctaTTTTCCGGAGTGAAACCAATGTATCCGTTGTGGGAGCAGTGACTAATCCTCTTTCCATTAATGGAGCTCTCTGCGCGGGTAAGTGTTGGTTATGAGATGCGGATAGATTTCGAATCTCCATCACTTGGCTAAGTGACTTATTAAATTTGGATATTCTTACTAAACTTTAGTGCACAAAGtaatatcttttttctttctcttttagaTTTATTCTAAAATTAACGTGAATGCTGAAATGGCATTAAGACCATCTTCAACAGGAAATTCATTTCAGTTCCTGTTTATGGCTCACCtattataaaaagtaactccacatcagtttttgcgtcataaacagtaaataaGAACTCAAAacatctctctctcttctccattaggaggaactaactttagtccctGTTGTGGtttcacttaattaattaattaattaaaatacttgaaattaatgtaattaattttttttcaataatataatttaaatttattaaatttaaaaataattcactattatTGTGAAATTGTCATATGTGTTCAATCAAGTCCTCTTTCAATTGTCTATGCTATTGCTTATTTCGAAGATGGgcatttttttggaaaaattgaTGGTATGGTGCGAAATCTTCTTCTTCCAGCTGAGGTTGTGATAAGCCATTTTCGACATCATCATACTCTAAGTCTTGAGCAAAATTTcctgcataagtatctctttcATCCTCAACAATCATATTATGCAATATAATACAAGCTCTCATTATGttggcaagcttcttcttttcccAAAAACGAGCTGGACCACGTATAATTGCAAAGCGTGCTTGCAACACTTCGAATGCTCGCTCCACATCTTTTCTGTGCCCTTCTTGGTATTGTGCAAATAACTTGCGTTTTTCCCCTTGTGGTTTTGAGATTGATTTGACAAATGTGACCCATTCAGGATAAATACCATCTGCTAAATAGTATCCCATAGTATAATTATTACCATTAATAGTATAATTTACCTTCGGAGCACGATCGTTTAGAATATCATCGAACACTGGAGAACGATCTAATACGTTGATATCGTTATTTGAACCAGAAACTCCAAAGAACGCATGTCATATCCAAAGGTCTGAAGATGCTACAACCTCAAGTACTATGGTTGCAACCCCATGATAACCACTCATGTACATACCTTTCTACGCCTTTGGACAATTTTTTCATTGCCAATGTATGTAGTCAATGCTACCCAACATGCCAGGGAAGCCACGACCCTCCGCCATTTGTAGCAGGTGTTGTATATCATTTGGTTTGGGTTTTCACAAGTATTCATCATCGAACACTGAAATGAcaccttcaacaaatttttccAAGCATTCAATTATAGTGCTCTCGCCGATGCGCACATAATCATCAACAGCATCAGCTCCTACGCCATATGCTAACATCCGTATCGCAGCGGTACATTTCTGGAGTGGCGACaagcctcttcttccagttgcatCAACCCTCTGTTGGAAATACGGATAGACGTTTGAGAGAGCGTCAACTATCCGAATGAACACATATCTTCTCATTCGAAATCTCCGTCGAAAAATGTCAGCATTATACACCGGTTCATCTGCAAAGTAATCTTGAAAAAGGCGATCATGTCTTGCTTCTCGATCTCTGTTGATCTATCTACGAGTAATTGGGATAGAGCTTCTAtcgatatcttcttcttctgaatctTGGAGTAAACACTCATCGATCCAATTATCTATGACTATGTTATCTTGCCGTCTTCTTTTGCCATACAAAGCCTTATTAAATATATCATCAAAATTTCTAGCCATATttagaaatgtaatttttagttCTCTTTCGAGGTGAGAAACAAGAGTTGAAGTGGAGTTGCAGAGTCATTGATAGTTGATATTTATAAGTGTGTCTACAATAAGTACCTTAACGGCTAGTTAACAGCTAGTTTTACAACGGCTAGTTTTgtaacggctagttttgcaacggTCACTTTCATGAACAATAAGGGCACAATAatattgactaatttaaaaacttaCATCAGAAGTAAATAAAACAAACTACATCATAAACCAGTAATACgcaataaaaataagaacatactacATAACTCTACGAATACAAGGAATCATTAAGTAAACCACTTGGCGATTATTTTCTCACATGCAATCTCATGAAGAGCTCGTCGTTTTTCACTCATTGTAGACCTGTCAGCATTAAGTATTTGCATATCCATCTCCCTTTCCCTTTCCTTGGCCATCCTTtccattttcctttcttttgcttttatctccatttctttaatatacctctgagtttgtaattctttttctttcattgcTGCTTGAGCttgtaattcttgttctttcattgccGCTTGAATTTGTAACTCCTTCTCTTTGATTGCCATAATCTTTGTTCTATGttccttctcctcttctctttctttttccctatCCATTAGTTCCTTTTCTCTAACATTCTTAatatcttccatgagagataATTTTTTGACAACCGATGATTTTCTTTCGCTAAAATCTTCAGACATTTGTGCTTTTCCCTTACTTTTTCGCTTTCTCTTCTTCGATCCTTATGGGCGAACGGGAGAGTCCACAACGGGTTCGTCAGCCAACGGTGTTTCTGGGTTTGATGAGAATGAGTATGCTTCAGTTGCACTAACCTTGGTTCTCTTTGACCCGCCACTCTGTGTAGGTAGTTGGCTTCTCCATTTTTGCTCCAAGCGAAGCATGTTCCAATGCCTCtcaaaagtaaattttttaccATAATTTGTGGAATAAAGTTTATAAGCCAACTCCTTTATGTTATCAGCATTTGAACCACTCCTTATGTTTCGGCTAGCTTGATCGTAGCAACCAGCAAATTGTGCAACAGCCTTGTTGATTTTATACCACCATTTCTTACATGCAACTACCCCCCTTGTCATGTCGGAACAAAATTCTACACAGTAGCTATGAATTCAACTCCAAAATGTTTTCCCCTTTTGATCGGTACCAACTACAGGGTCAGTTGAAACATTTAATCACGCACTGATCAACATCTCATCCTCTTCCCAATGCCAGTGTTGAATACTATCTTGCCTCCGAtcttcaatatcatcatcattgagGTCGATAGCATCTAATCCACGAGGGTTGGTAAAATCAGAATATTGCGAATTTGGACTAGATTGTATAGGAGTCTGAGATGATGGGTTAGAAGAGCCACCAACACCAGATGAGTTACGTCTTGATGCACTGAATTGAGTTGGAAACGGCAAAAAAGTTGGAGTAACATTTCCGATAGAGGGGTTAAATATGgatgaaaatggaaaatggggtgtttgtgaattttgattttgcgGTTGGAATATAGGAAACTGATTGTTATAAGGagcttgaaaattgaaattagaaagattttgtggatttggattttgaaatgtatttggtagtgtgaagttttgatttggaacttgagtgtttgaggtttgagattgttgggtatttggaatttgagaaaaattttgtaagtaattgaagaaagagttgagttggtttggatccattttttcgaacaaaaaataatagtagaactttgattttgtaaacttggaagaagatgaggaagagTAGTAGAGAGTGTGAGAATAGAAGTGTATCTAAGTGGTATATATAgagtaacaaaatattaatttattaataataacagtAACATAGTAACGACTAGTTTCCAACAACTAATTTTACAACAGCTAGTTTTANNNNNNNNNNNNNNNNNNNNNNNNNNNNNNNNNNNNNNNNNNNNNNNNNNNNNNNNNNNNNNNNNNNNNNNNNNNNNNNNNNNNNNNNNNNNNNNNNNNNNNNNNNNNNNNNNNNNNNNNNNNNNNNNNNNNNNNNNNNNNNNNNNNNNNNNNNNNNNNNNNNNNNNNNNNNNNNNNNNNNNNNNNNNNNNNNNNNNNNNNNNNNNNNNNNNNNNNNNNNNNNNNNNNNNNNNNNNNNNNNNNNNNNNNNNNNNNNNNNNNNNNNNNNNNNNNNNNNNNNNNNNNNNNNNNNNNNNNNNNNNNNNNNNNNNNNNNNNNNNNNNNNNNNNNNNNNNNNNNNNNNNNNNNNNNNNNNNNNNNNNNNNNNNNNNNNNNNNNNNNNNNNNNNNNNNNNNNNNNNNNNNNNNNNNNNNNNNNNNNNNNNNNNNNNNNNNNNNNNNNNNNNNNNNNNNNNNNNNNNNNNNNNNNNNNNNNNNNNNNNNNNNNNNNNAGGTAAGAAACAAGCTTAATAGTATTCTCAAATTACACCTAATATAATCCATTAATCCTGCCCTTTATTTTTAGGGCATAGGGCAAACGGGCTTAaacaaatgaaatgaaaaactaaatttatattaattttctaAACTAAGAAGCGTTATGTAGGTAGTCTATTTtaatgtaaattaaatttatttacgTCGATTTAGGCCTGCATGTGTAAATCGAACTGAATATATTTGATTTAGGGTTTCatagtaaatcaaattaataacatTTGATTTAGGATCATGATAGTAAATTGACCTTATTAGATTCGATTTACTTGGTATGATGAGTGCATTAAAGTAAATCGAATGAAGTGAATTCGATTTACGCAAGAAACAAGACCATAGGATAAATCGACTATGCTAAattcaatttatcttttaattctttACAAACAACCatattaaatcaaattcaatttaaaCTAGACATCCAACCTATATAAATACCAACAACATATTGAATCCTCAATAGAGTGACACTCAACATGGTTACAAAAAATAGCCTTTTAGTTCTTGTGCACTACAAAGACACGATTAAGAAAAAATGCGATCGGGAGTAAAATTTACTGATAAAGACCCATTGAGCGTCTTTATCACACCTTCTATGAGCCTCATTGATTTTCATAATACCGTACTACAGAAATTGGGTCTGCAAGGAATGAAACGGATTGAGAAGTTATATTACCGAATTCCGATTTCTATTGTTCGGGATGGGGTGAAGTACGACTCATTTGTGATAGGCAGTGACGAAGGGATTTGCAATTTTTATTTCACTGTCATCACCAGTTTCGAGAGGTGAGAATCCCTGAACTATTGGCGAAGCTTATGGATGTAGTTTCTAACTCAGGAGGATCGAACTGGAATCATCAATCAGTACCTATGGTAGCAGCCTCCAGTTCAATCCCTATTGTTGTGTCTTTATCTGTACCTGTAATTGCATCTGCGGGAGATATGGTGGCATCTCCATCTTTTGCAACTAATCTACACTGCGACGATATTGCAGAACAAGGTGCTAACATGAATACTCCTGTTATGATTTTGATGTCTAGGGCGGTTAGAGAACCGGATGCGGTGGAAGATGTCCTAAGGGAGGACAATGATGTAGAGCTCGCCACGATTACTGATGATAGCGATGATGATATAGGGAGGAGTAGTTTTGTCGGGTCTGGTGGAGCATCGAGCTCGGAAACTCAGCAGTACCCGCAACACTTTTCGACTCTAGACTTGGATGCGATGAGACCAGAGGGGTTACCGAATGTACAATCCGGTTTTGGCGCGAGAGATTCACAGGACACCACAGGTCTAGCTGAGTTCCAAGTCGGTCAGCAGTTtcagaataaagaaaaagttgtCTTATGTGTGAAGATTTATAGCATCCGTCGTGGGATTGAGTACAAAGTGATGGAATCGAACCATGACAAGTACTACGGCAAGTGTCAGGAGTTCGGAAATAGTTGTAGATGGTTGATTTGGATCATGCTACGGCGGCGAAAGGGTATCTGGGAGGTCAGACGGTATAACAGACCTCATACATGTTTGGCCACCTCGATCTCCAGTGATCACAAAAAGCTTGACTATCATGTGATATCTGCTTACATCCTTCCTATGATCAGAGCTTATGCGGCCGTGTCCATCATCCTGAAGCGTAATCGTACACTCTTCGAAAGACATATAAAAAGTGTGAGTCTCAGGCCGCCACCGCTCCATAAATGCACTGACCAGCGGCTCATCAACCTAAACTAGTAGTCATTGAGCCTCCCAAGGTAGGCTAAGCCGGCCATGTGCAGGTATGGTATGATCCTGTCGTCTAGGAGCATACCATCCTGCCTCCTCATGTTGGTGATACATCGATGTGGCTGCACCACGATGAAAAAATTTCGTTTAGAACCATCACAAATATCAAACTAATTCACCAAAAGACTAGTAAATAGTGCAAGACCCTTTTCAACAAAATCATATCCAGGTTATATCAAGAATCACCTAAAGCGGATGGGACAAGGATAATTTAACtacattaaataaattaataatttaataaaattaaattacattaaataatttgataaattaatactaaataattaatcttaaataaccctaaatatattaattctaaataaattaaactgaattaaattattaaaaattttaaccaatctaaactaaataaattttgaaagacttaaatttttaaccaaattactAGGTTGTTAACCTAAAGCTTAGGAATTatattaaatctaaaaattaaactaatttatatCATTGCCTTATTTTTACTATCTATTTAACCTAACATTAGAAACTTACCTAAACTTTTGAAAAACTACTAATCTAATTAATCACTATTTTAATTAAGCATTGTTAACcaataaataactaatttaactaCTATTTGTAGTTTAATCACAATAACGcatataacaaaattttaagtCACTTAACATCACAAACTattattgatattcaatttcaGAAACTAACCTTCTCGTGGATCGAACCAGCAATGTAGGTGACGCCGTCTAATCGATAATTACGATTGTGATCATCTTCTATTTTCACAGTTTCAATCCTAACTTTTTTTGGCGGAAATATTctctgaatttaattttttggtaaTTGAAATGTAATTCGAAGCAACTACTGAATTCaattagttttaaatattttggttggaaatatatataaaagtatttctcaattttaaatatgtttaaaattatttgtaagtaatatttttttgttttatttattaaaaaagtgTATGATATAtg harbors:
- the LOC107468995 gene encoding ultraviolet-B receptor UVR8, producing MDATTSGTPTIQYHHNIPDQPITTAIVVATPIPTFQRQQRHCFGDASPGEFPLSANPSIVLHVLTACNLDPQDLAKLEATCSFFRQPANFAPDFDLSLSEIAALDMCQKRAIFKPMSTEQREDLKRRCGGSWKLVLRYLQAGEACCRREKSQAIAGPGHSIAVTSNGVVYSFGSNSSGQLGHGTTEEEWRPRPIRTLQGIRIIQAAAGAGRTMLISDSGQVYACGKDSFGEAEYGGQGSKMVTAPQLVESLRNIFVVQAAIGNFFTAVLSREGRVYTFSWGSDGKLGHHTDQSDVEPHPLLGALEDIPVVQIAAGYCYLLCLACQPSGMSVYSVGCGLGGKLGHGSRTDEKYPRLIEQFQLLNLQPMVVAAGAWHAAVVGRDGRVCTWGWGRYGCLGHGNEECESAPKVVEALSNVKAVHVATGDYTTFVVSDDGDVYSFGCGESASLGHNAGIDEQGNRHANVLSPELVTSLKQINERVVQISLTNSIYWNAHTFALTESGKLYAFGAGDKGQLGIELVANQTERGNPERVDIDLG